From the Posidoniimonas corsicana genome, the window AGGGCAGGGACGGTGGGCGAGAAGGTCCATCCATTGTACCCATCCGCCGCGGCCATTGAACGCCCGCCGCGGGCGGTTGGCGCCCTGGATCGAGCCAACCTTGCTGCTGCCAGCGGCGGCCACTACGATTGCAGGCTTGTCACGCAACCACTACAGCGAGCAACAGGATGCAGGCAGTCGACCCGGGCGAGGGCCCCAAGTGGAAACCGCTGGAGCGGAACGAGCGCCGTGTGCTGGGCGTGCTGGTCGAGAAAGCTAAGACCACGCCGTCCGCCTACCCGCTGACGCTCAACGCGCTGCGCACCGGCAGCAACCAGAAGAGCAACCGCTTCCCGTCGATGGAGCTCGAGGAGCACCACATCGAGGACGCGGTGGAGAGCCTGCAGAAGCAGGGCGCCGTGACCCGCCTGCAGGGCGACGGCCGCACCGAGAAGTTCCGCCACCACGCGTACGAGTGGCTGGGCGTGGACAAGGTCGAGCTGGCCGTGATGGCCGAGCTGCTGCTGCGCGGCGCCCAGACGCTCGGCGAGCTCCGCGCCCGCGCGTCCCGCATGGAGCCGATCAAGACCCAGGGCGACCTGCAGCCCATCGTCAATGCGCTGGTCGAGCGTGGTCTGATGGTCTACCTCACCCCTCCCGGCCGCGGCGCCGTGGTGACCCACAACCTGTACCAGCCGCAGGAGCTGGAGAAGGTGCAGCGCGAGCACGGCGGCGGCCTGCCGTCGCAGCCTGTCGTGCAGCCGGCGCCGCCAACGCCGCCGCCCACTTCTGTGCGGCCCAACGAGGCGCCCTCCGCCGCGCCGGAGGTGATGCAGCCCGGCTTCCGCGAGGACCCGCCGGCGCCGGCGCCGCGGACGGCGGACGATTCGGACCTGCGGGACCAGATCGAGCAGCTCCGCGGCGAGCTCGCCGAGCTCCGCGAGGAGTACAAGTCGGAGGTCGCGGACCTGCGTTCCGAACTCGAGGACGTGCTGCGGCAACTCACCGGCTGACCACACCGCGGCCGTTCAGCGCCGCATCGTGCGGCCGCCGGCCCCGTGCTATGATGGGGCTTTGGCCGGGCGCTGCCTCGGCTGAACGCCGCAGCCGACCCCACCCACCACGCCCGCAGCGCCGATGGCGGAACTCGCCGAGCGAATCCGACGCCACTTCCTGTGGCTGCTGCTGCCGACCTACCTGGTCGCGTACCTGCGGCCCGGACCCGGCGTCTACGCGGCCGGGCTGAGTTGGGACGAGGGCCTGCCCGCGGCGGCGGCCATCCGG encodes:
- a CDS encoding DUF480 domain-containing protein; this encodes MQAVDPGEGPKWKPLERNERRVLGVLVEKAKTTPSAYPLTLNALRTGSNQKSNRFPSMELEEHHIEDAVESLQKQGAVTRLQGDGRTEKFRHHAYEWLGVDKVELAVMAELLLRGAQTLGELRARASRMEPIKTQGDLQPIVNALVERGLMVYLTPPGRGAVVTHNLYQPQELEKVQREHGGGLPSQPVVQPAPPTPPPTSVRPNEAPSAAPEVMQPGFREDPPAPAPRTADDSDLRDQIEQLRGELAELREEYKSEVADLRSELEDVLRQLTG